Proteins encoded in a region of the Eschrichtius robustus isolate mEscRob2 chromosome 16, mEscRob2.pri, whole genome shotgun sequence genome:
- the BRI3 gene encoding membrane protein BRI3 has product MDHKPLLQERPPAYNLEAGQGDFACGPHGYGAIPAAAPPPPYPYLVTGLPTHHPRVYNIHSRNVTRYPANSIVVVGGCPVCRVGVLEDSFTFLGIFLAIVLFPFGFICCFALRKRRCPNCGANFT; this is encoded by the exons ATGGACCACAAGCCCCTGCTGCAGGAGCGGCCGCCCGCCTACAACCTGGAGGCCGGCCAGGGCGACTTCGCGTGCGGCCCGCACGGCTACGGCGCCAtccccgccgccgccccgccgccgccCTACCCCTACCTCGTCACAG GGTTACCCACGCACCACCCCAGGGTCTACAACATCCACAGTCGAAATGTCACCCGGTACCCTGCCAATTCTATCGTTGTCGTTGGAGGCTGCCCTGTCTGCAG GGTCGGGGTTCTGGAGGACTCCTTCACCTTCCTGGGCATCTTCTTGGCCATCGTCTTGTTCCCCTTTGGGTTCATCTGCTGTTTTGCCTTGAGGAAGCGAAGATGCCCCAACTGTGGCGCAAACTTTACTTAA